A genome region from Macaca nemestrina isolate mMacNem1 chromosome 20, mMacNem.hap1, whole genome shotgun sequence includes the following:
- the LOC105495540 gene encoding leucine-rich repeat LGI family member 4 isoform X6, whose product MGGAGILLLLLAGAGVVVAWRPPKGKCPLRCSCSKDSALCEGSPDLPVSFSPNLLSLSFVRTGVTQLKAGSFLRIPSLHLLLFTSNSFSVIEDDAFAGLSHLQYLFIEDNEIGSISKNALRGLRSLTHLSLANNHLEALPRFLFRGLETLTHVDLRGNPFQCDCRVLWLLQWMPTVNASVGTGACAGPAALSHMQLRHLDPETFKCRAIELSWFQTVGESALSVEPFSYEGEPHIVLAQPFAGRCLILSWDYSLQRFRPEEELPAPSVVSCKPLVLGPSLFVLAARLWGGSQLWARPSPGLRLAPTQTLAPRRLLRPNDAELLWLEGQPCFVVADASKAGSTTLLCRDGPGFYPHQSLHAWHRDTDAEALELDGRPHLLLASASQRPVLFHWTGGRFERRTDIPEAEDVYATRHFQAGGDVFLCLTRYIGDSMVMRWDGSMFRLLQQLPSRGAHVFQPLLIARDQLAILGSDFAFSQVLRLEPDKGLLEPLQELGPPALVAPRAFAHITMAGRRFLFAACFKGPTQIYQHHEIDLSA is encoded by the exons ATGGGAGGGGCAGGcattctgctgctgctgctggctggggcgGGGGTGGTGGTGGCCTGGAGGCCCCCAAAGGGAAAGTGTCCCTTGCGCTGTTCCTGCTCCAAAGACAGCGCCCTGTGTGAGGGATCCCCGGACCTGCCTGTCAGCTTCTCTCCAAACCTGCTGTCACT CTCATTCGTCAGGACTGGAGTCACGCAGCTGAAAGCCGGCAGCTTCCTGAGAATTCCGTCTCTGCACCTGCT CCTCTTCACCTCCAACTCTTTCTCCGTGATTGAGGACGATGCGTTTGCGGGCCTGTCCCACCTGCAGTACCT CTTCATCGAGGACAATGAGATTGGCTCCATCTCTAAGAATGCCCTCAGAGGACTTCGCTCGCTTACACACCT AAGCCTGGCCAATAACCACCTGGAGGCCCTCCCCAGATTCCTGTTCCGAGGCCTGGAGACCCTTACTCACGT GGACCTCCGTGGGAACCCGTTCCAGTGTGACTGCCGCGTCCTCTGGCTCCTGCAGTGGATGCCCACCGTGAACGCCAGCGTGGGGACCGGCGCCTGTGCGGGCCCCGCCGCCCTGAGCCATATGCAGCTCCGCCACCTCGACCCCGAGACCTTCAAGTGCAGAGCCATAG AGCTGTCCTGGTTCCAGACGGTGGGGGAGTCGGCCCTGAGCGTAGAGCCCTTCTCCTATGAAGGCGAGCCTCACATTGTGCTGGCACAGCCCTTCGCCGGCCGCTGCCTGATCCTCTCCTGGGACTACAGCCTGCAGCGCTTTCGGCCCGAGGAAGAGCTACCCG CGCCCTCCGTGGTGTCCTGCAAGCCACTGGTGCTGGGCCCGAGCCTCTTCGTGCTGGCCGCCCGCCTGTGGGGGGGCTCACAGCTGTGGGCCCGGCCCAGTCCCGGCCTGCGCCTGGCCCCAACGCAGACCCTGGCCCCGCGGCGGCTGCTGCGGCCCAATGACGCCGAGCTCCTGTGGCTGGAAGGGCAGCCCTGCTTCGTGGTGGCCGACGCCTCCAAGGCAGGCAGCACCACGCTGCTGTGCCGCGACGGGCCCGGCTTTTACCCGCACCAGAGTCTGCACGCCTGGCACAGGGACACGGACGCTGAGGCCCTGGAACTGGATGGCCGGCCCCATCTGCTGCTGGCCTCGGCTTCCCAGCGGCCCGTGCTCTTCCACTGGACCGGTGGCCGCTTCGAGAGACGCACAGACATCCCTGAGGCCGAGGATGTCTATGCCACACGCCACTTCCAGGCTGGTGGGGACGTGTTCCTGTGCCTCACACGCTACATTGGGGACTCCATG GTCATGCGCTGGGACGGCTCCATGTTTCGTCTGCTGCAGCAACTTCCCTCGCGCGGTGCCCACGTCTTCCAGCCACTGCTCATCGCCAGGGACCAGCTGGCCATCCTGGGCAGCGACTTTGCCTTCAGTCAGGTCCTCCGTCTTGAGCCTGACAAGGGGCTCCTGGAGCCGCTGCAGGAGCTGGGGCCCCCGGCCCTGGTGGCCCCCCGTGCCTTCGCCCACATCACTATGGCCGGCAGACGCTTCCTCTTTGCTGCTTGCTTTAAGGGGCCCACACAGATCTACCAGCATCACGAGATTGACCTCAGTGCCTGA
- the LOC105495540 gene encoding leucine-rich repeat LGI family member 4 isoform X2: protein MSCLHHLSPLHNWEVGATIVPILQMGKLRPHRTGPATQICMTSKLLSPLILQRGFWVWASESREPACIPQSQDSALCEGSPDLPVSFSPNLLSLSFVRTGVTQLKAGSFLRIPSLHLLLFTSNSFSVIEDDAFAGLSHLQYLFIEDNEIGSISKNALRGLRSLTHLSLANNHLEALPRFLFRGLETLTHVDLRGNPFQCDCRVLWLLQWMPTVNASVGTGACAGPAALSHMQLRHLDPETFKCRAIELSWFQTVGESALSVEPFSYEGEPHIVLAQPFAGRCLILSWDYSLQRFRPEEELPAPSVVSCKPLVLGPSLFVLAARLWGGSQLWARPSPGLRLAPTQTLAPRRLLRPNDAELLWLEGQPCFVVADASKAGSTTLLCRDGPGFYPHQSLHAWHRDTDAEALELDGRPHLLLASASQRPVLFHWTGGRFERRTDIPEAEDVYATRHFQAGGDVFLCLTRYIGDSMVMRWDGSMFRLLQQLPSRGAHVFQPLLIARDQLAILGSDFAFSQVLRLEPDKGLLEPLQELGPPALVAPRAFAHITMAGRRFLFAACFKGPTQIYQHHEIDLSA, encoded by the exons ATGAGTTGCCTCCATCACCTGAGTCCTCTCCACAACTGGGAAGTGGGTGCCAcgattgtccccattttacagatgggaaaactgaggccacACAGGACTGGGCCTGCAACCCAGATCTGCATGACCTCCAAGCTGTTAAGCCCCCTTATCCTCCAACGAGGCTTCTGGGTGTGGGCGTCAGAGTCGAGAGAGCCTGCATGCATTCCGCAATCACAGG ACAGCGCCCTGTGTGAGGGATCCCCGGACCTGCCTGTCAGCTTCTCTCCAAACCTGCTGTCACT CTCATTCGTCAGGACTGGAGTCACGCAGCTGAAAGCCGGCAGCTTCCTGAGAATTCCGTCTCTGCACCTGCT CCTCTTCACCTCCAACTCTTTCTCCGTGATTGAGGACGATGCGTTTGCGGGCCTGTCCCACCTGCAGTACCT CTTCATCGAGGACAATGAGATTGGCTCCATCTCTAAGAATGCCCTCAGAGGACTTCGCTCGCTTACACACCT AAGCCTGGCCAATAACCACCTGGAGGCCCTCCCCAGATTCCTGTTCCGAGGCCTGGAGACCCTTACTCACGT GGACCTCCGTGGGAACCCGTTCCAGTGTGACTGCCGCGTCCTCTGGCTCCTGCAGTGGATGCCCACCGTGAACGCCAGCGTGGGGACCGGCGCCTGTGCGGGCCCCGCCGCCCTGAGCCATATGCAGCTCCGCCACCTCGACCCCGAGACCTTCAAGTGCAGAGCCATAG AGCTGTCCTGGTTCCAGACGGTGGGGGAGTCGGCCCTGAGCGTAGAGCCCTTCTCCTATGAAGGCGAGCCTCACATTGTGCTGGCACAGCCCTTCGCCGGCCGCTGCCTGATCCTCTCCTGGGACTACAGCCTGCAGCGCTTTCGGCCCGAGGAAGAGCTACCCG CGCCCTCCGTGGTGTCCTGCAAGCCACTGGTGCTGGGCCCGAGCCTCTTCGTGCTGGCCGCCCGCCTGTGGGGGGGCTCACAGCTGTGGGCCCGGCCCAGTCCCGGCCTGCGCCTGGCCCCAACGCAGACCCTGGCCCCGCGGCGGCTGCTGCGGCCCAATGACGCCGAGCTCCTGTGGCTGGAAGGGCAGCCCTGCTTCGTGGTGGCCGACGCCTCCAAGGCAGGCAGCACCACGCTGCTGTGCCGCGACGGGCCCGGCTTTTACCCGCACCAGAGTCTGCACGCCTGGCACAGGGACACGGACGCTGAGGCCCTGGAACTGGATGGCCGGCCCCATCTGCTGCTGGCCTCGGCTTCCCAGCGGCCCGTGCTCTTCCACTGGACCGGTGGCCGCTTCGAGAGACGCACAGACATCCCTGAGGCCGAGGATGTCTATGCCACACGCCACTTCCAGGCTGGTGGGGACGTGTTCCTGTGCCTCACACGCTACATTGGGGACTCCATG GTCATGCGCTGGGACGGCTCCATGTTTCGTCTGCTGCAGCAACTTCCCTCGCGCGGTGCCCACGTCTTCCAGCCACTGCTCATCGCCAGGGACCAGCTGGCCATCCTGGGCAGCGACTTTGCCTTCAGTCAGGTCCTCCGTCTTGAGCCTGACAAGGGGCTCCTGGAGCCGCTGCAGGAGCTGGGGCCCCCGGCCCTGGTGGCCCCCCGTGCCTTCGCCCACATCACTATGGCCGGCAGACGCTTCCTCTTTGCTGCTTGCTTTAAGGGGCCCACACAGATCTACCAGCATCACGAGATTGACCTCAGTGCCTGA
- the LOC105495540 gene encoding leucine-rich repeat LGI family member 4 isoform X4, which yields MLKKGWHHHRHHHHLHHHHLLHHHHLHHRHHHHLLHHHHHLHHHCHHHHYVLGSFVRTGVTQLKAGSFLRIPSLHLLLFTSNSFSVIEDDAFAGLSHLQYLFIEDNEIGSISKNALRGLRSLTHLSLANNHLEALPRFLFRGLETLTHVPISGDTCLGSGRSTAPRVWKRGRSPSPASCPRDLRGNPFQCDCRVLWLLQWMPTVNASVGTGACAGPAALSHMQLRHLDPETFKCRAIELSWFQTVGESALSVEPFSYEGEPHIVLAQPFAGRCLILSWDYSLQRFRPEEELPAPSVVSCKPLVLGPSLFVLAARLWGGSQLWARPSPGLRLAPTQTLAPRRLLRPNDAELLWLEGQPCFVVADASKAGSTTLLCRDGPGFYPHQSLHAWHRDTDAEALELDGRPHLLLASASQRPVLFHWTGGRFERRTDIPEAEDVYATRHFQAGGDVFLCLTRYIGDSMVMRWDGSMFRLLQQLPSRGAHVFQPLLIARDQLAILGSDFAFSQVLRLEPDKGLLEPLQELGPPALVAPRAFAHITMAGRRFLFAACFKGPTQIYQHHEIDLSA from the exons ATGCTGAAGAAGGGGTggcatcatcatcgtcatcatcatcatcttcaccatcatcatcttcttcaccatcatcatcttcatcatcgtcatcatcatcatcttcttcaccatcatcatcatcttcatcatcattgtcatcatcatcattatgtcCTCGG CTCATTCGTCAGGACTGGAGTCACGCAGCTGAAAGCCGGCAGCTTCCTGAGAATTCCGTCTCTGCACCTGCT CCTCTTCACCTCCAACTCTTTCTCCGTGATTGAGGACGATGCGTTTGCGGGCCTGTCCCACCTGCAGTACCT CTTCATCGAGGACAATGAGATTGGCTCCATCTCTAAGAATGCCCTCAGAGGACTTCGCTCGCTTACACACCT AAGCCTGGCCAATAACCACCTGGAGGCCCTCCCCAGATTCCTGTTCCGAGGCCTGGAGACCCTTACTCACGT CCCCATCTCTGGGGACACTTGCCTGGGGTCGGGCAGGAGCACAGCCCCCAGGGTGTGGAAGCGGGGTCGCAGCCCCTCCCCGGCCTCTTGCCCCAGGGACCTCCGTGGGAACCCGTTCCAGTGTGACTGCCGCGTCCTCTGGCTCCTGCAGTGGATGCCCACCGTGAACGCCAGCGTGGGGACCGGCGCCTGTGCGGGCCCCGCCGCCCTGAGCCATATGCAGCTCCGCCACCTCGACCCCGAGACCTTCAAGTGCAGAGCCATAG AGCTGTCCTGGTTCCAGACGGTGGGGGAGTCGGCCCTGAGCGTAGAGCCCTTCTCCTATGAAGGCGAGCCTCACATTGTGCTGGCACAGCCCTTCGCCGGCCGCTGCCTGATCCTCTCCTGGGACTACAGCCTGCAGCGCTTTCGGCCCGAGGAAGAGCTACCCG CGCCCTCCGTGGTGTCCTGCAAGCCACTGGTGCTGGGCCCGAGCCTCTTCGTGCTGGCCGCCCGCCTGTGGGGGGGCTCACAGCTGTGGGCCCGGCCCAGTCCCGGCCTGCGCCTGGCCCCAACGCAGACCCTGGCCCCGCGGCGGCTGCTGCGGCCCAATGACGCCGAGCTCCTGTGGCTGGAAGGGCAGCCCTGCTTCGTGGTGGCCGACGCCTCCAAGGCAGGCAGCACCACGCTGCTGTGCCGCGACGGGCCCGGCTTTTACCCGCACCAGAGTCTGCACGCCTGGCACAGGGACACGGACGCTGAGGCCCTGGAACTGGATGGCCGGCCCCATCTGCTGCTGGCCTCGGCTTCCCAGCGGCCCGTGCTCTTCCACTGGACCGGTGGCCGCTTCGAGAGACGCACAGACATCCCTGAGGCCGAGGATGTCTATGCCACACGCCACTTCCAGGCTGGTGGGGACGTGTTCCTGTGCCTCACACGCTACATTGGGGACTCCATG GTCATGCGCTGGGACGGCTCCATGTTTCGTCTGCTGCAGCAACTTCCCTCGCGCGGTGCCCACGTCTTCCAGCCACTGCTCATCGCCAGGGACCAGCTGGCCATCCTGGGCAGCGACTTTGCCTTCAGTCAGGTCCTCCGTCTTGAGCCTGACAAGGGGCTCCTGGAGCCGCTGCAGGAGCTGGGGCCCCCGGCCCTGGTGGCCCCCCGTGCCTTCGCCCACATCACTATGGCCGGCAGACGCTTCCTCTTTGCTGCTTGCTTTAAGGGGCCCACACAGATCTACCAGCATCACGAGATTGACCTCAGTGCCTGA
- the LOC105495540 gene encoding leucine-rich repeat LGI family member 4 isoform X1, producing the protein MSCLHHLSPLHNWEVGATIVPILQMGKLRPHRTGPATQICMTSKLLSPLILQRGFWVWASESREPACIPQSQDSALCEGSPDLPVSFSPNLLSLSFVRTGVTQLKAGSFLRIPSLHLLLFTSNSFSVIEDDAFAGLSHLQYLFIEDNEIGSISKNALRGLRSLTHLSLANNHLEALPRFLFRGLETLTHVPISGDTCLGSGRSTAPRVWKRGRSPSPASCPRDLRGNPFQCDCRVLWLLQWMPTVNASVGTGACAGPAALSHMQLRHLDPETFKCRAIELSWFQTVGESALSVEPFSYEGEPHIVLAQPFAGRCLILSWDYSLQRFRPEEELPAPSVVSCKPLVLGPSLFVLAARLWGGSQLWARPSPGLRLAPTQTLAPRRLLRPNDAELLWLEGQPCFVVADASKAGSTTLLCRDGPGFYPHQSLHAWHRDTDAEALELDGRPHLLLASASQRPVLFHWTGGRFERRTDIPEAEDVYATRHFQAGGDVFLCLTRYIGDSMVMRWDGSMFRLLQQLPSRGAHVFQPLLIARDQLAILGSDFAFSQVLRLEPDKGLLEPLQELGPPALVAPRAFAHITMAGRRFLFAACFKGPTQIYQHHEIDLSA; encoded by the exons ATGAGTTGCCTCCATCACCTGAGTCCTCTCCACAACTGGGAAGTGGGTGCCAcgattgtccccattttacagatgggaaaactgaggccacACAGGACTGGGCCTGCAACCCAGATCTGCATGACCTCCAAGCTGTTAAGCCCCCTTATCCTCCAACGAGGCTTCTGGGTGTGGGCGTCAGAGTCGAGAGAGCCTGCATGCATTCCGCAATCACAGG ACAGCGCCCTGTGTGAGGGATCCCCGGACCTGCCTGTCAGCTTCTCTCCAAACCTGCTGTCACT CTCATTCGTCAGGACTGGAGTCACGCAGCTGAAAGCCGGCAGCTTCCTGAGAATTCCGTCTCTGCACCTGCT CCTCTTCACCTCCAACTCTTTCTCCGTGATTGAGGACGATGCGTTTGCGGGCCTGTCCCACCTGCAGTACCT CTTCATCGAGGACAATGAGATTGGCTCCATCTCTAAGAATGCCCTCAGAGGACTTCGCTCGCTTACACACCT AAGCCTGGCCAATAACCACCTGGAGGCCCTCCCCAGATTCCTGTTCCGAGGCCTGGAGACCCTTACTCACGT CCCCATCTCTGGGGACACTTGCCTGGGGTCGGGCAGGAGCACAGCCCCCAGGGTGTGGAAGCGGGGTCGCAGCCCCTCCCCGGCCTCTTGCCCCAGGGACCTCCGTGGGAACCCGTTCCAGTGTGACTGCCGCGTCCTCTGGCTCCTGCAGTGGATGCCCACCGTGAACGCCAGCGTGGGGACCGGCGCCTGTGCGGGCCCCGCCGCCCTGAGCCATATGCAGCTCCGCCACCTCGACCCCGAGACCTTCAAGTGCAGAGCCATAG AGCTGTCCTGGTTCCAGACGGTGGGGGAGTCGGCCCTGAGCGTAGAGCCCTTCTCCTATGAAGGCGAGCCTCACATTGTGCTGGCACAGCCCTTCGCCGGCCGCTGCCTGATCCTCTCCTGGGACTACAGCCTGCAGCGCTTTCGGCCCGAGGAAGAGCTACCCG CGCCCTCCGTGGTGTCCTGCAAGCCACTGGTGCTGGGCCCGAGCCTCTTCGTGCTGGCCGCCCGCCTGTGGGGGGGCTCACAGCTGTGGGCCCGGCCCAGTCCCGGCCTGCGCCTGGCCCCAACGCAGACCCTGGCCCCGCGGCGGCTGCTGCGGCCCAATGACGCCGAGCTCCTGTGGCTGGAAGGGCAGCCCTGCTTCGTGGTGGCCGACGCCTCCAAGGCAGGCAGCACCACGCTGCTGTGCCGCGACGGGCCCGGCTTTTACCCGCACCAGAGTCTGCACGCCTGGCACAGGGACACGGACGCTGAGGCCCTGGAACTGGATGGCCGGCCCCATCTGCTGCTGGCCTCGGCTTCCCAGCGGCCCGTGCTCTTCCACTGGACCGGTGGCCGCTTCGAGAGACGCACAGACATCCCTGAGGCCGAGGATGTCTATGCCACACGCCACTTCCAGGCTGGTGGGGACGTGTTCCTGTGCCTCACACGCTACATTGGGGACTCCATG GTCATGCGCTGGGACGGCTCCATGTTTCGTCTGCTGCAGCAACTTCCCTCGCGCGGTGCCCACGTCTTCCAGCCACTGCTCATCGCCAGGGACCAGCTGGCCATCCTGGGCAGCGACTTTGCCTTCAGTCAGGTCCTCCGTCTTGAGCCTGACAAGGGGCTCCTGGAGCCGCTGCAGGAGCTGGGGCCCCCGGCCCTGGTGGCCCCCCGTGCCTTCGCCCACATCACTATGGCCGGCAGACGCTTCCTCTTTGCTGCTTGCTTTAAGGGGCCCACACAGATCTACCAGCATCACGAGATTGACCTCAGTGCCTGA
- the LOC105495540 gene encoding leucine-rich repeat LGI family member 4 isoform X3 yields the protein MGGAGILLLLLAGAGVVVAWRPPKGKCPLRCSCSKDSALCEGSPDLPVSFSPNLLSLSFVRTGVTQLKAGSFLRIPSLHLLLFTSNSFSVIEDDAFAGLSHLQYLFIEDNEIGSISKNALRGLRSLTHLSLANNHLEALPRFLFRGLETLTHVPISGDTCLGSGRSTAPRVWKRGRSPSPASCPRDLRGNPFQCDCRVLWLLQWMPTVNASVGTGACAGPAALSHMQLRHLDPETFKCRAIELSWFQTVGESALSVEPFSYEGEPHIVLAQPFAGRCLILSWDYSLQRFRPEEELPAPSVVSCKPLVLGPSLFVLAARLWGGSQLWARPSPGLRLAPTQTLAPRRLLRPNDAELLWLEGQPCFVVADASKAGSTTLLCRDGPGFYPHQSLHAWHRDTDAEALELDGRPHLLLASASQRPVLFHWTGGRFERRTDIPEAEDVYATRHFQAGGDVFLCLTRYIGDSMVMRWDGSMFRLLQQLPSRGAHVFQPLLIARDQLAILGSDFAFSQVLRLEPDKGLLEPLQELGPPALVAPRAFAHITMAGRRFLFAACFKGPTQIYQHHEIDLSA from the exons ATGGGAGGGGCAGGcattctgctgctgctgctggctggggcgGGGGTGGTGGTGGCCTGGAGGCCCCCAAAGGGAAAGTGTCCCTTGCGCTGTTCCTGCTCCAAAGACAGCGCCCTGTGTGAGGGATCCCCGGACCTGCCTGTCAGCTTCTCTCCAAACCTGCTGTCACT CTCATTCGTCAGGACTGGAGTCACGCAGCTGAAAGCCGGCAGCTTCCTGAGAATTCCGTCTCTGCACCTGCT CCTCTTCACCTCCAACTCTTTCTCCGTGATTGAGGACGATGCGTTTGCGGGCCTGTCCCACCTGCAGTACCT CTTCATCGAGGACAATGAGATTGGCTCCATCTCTAAGAATGCCCTCAGAGGACTTCGCTCGCTTACACACCT AAGCCTGGCCAATAACCACCTGGAGGCCCTCCCCAGATTCCTGTTCCGAGGCCTGGAGACCCTTACTCACGT CCCCATCTCTGGGGACACTTGCCTGGGGTCGGGCAGGAGCACAGCCCCCAGGGTGTGGAAGCGGGGTCGCAGCCCCTCCCCGGCCTCTTGCCCCAGGGACCTCCGTGGGAACCCGTTCCAGTGTGACTGCCGCGTCCTCTGGCTCCTGCAGTGGATGCCCACCGTGAACGCCAGCGTGGGGACCGGCGCCTGTGCGGGCCCCGCCGCCCTGAGCCATATGCAGCTCCGCCACCTCGACCCCGAGACCTTCAAGTGCAGAGCCATAG AGCTGTCCTGGTTCCAGACGGTGGGGGAGTCGGCCCTGAGCGTAGAGCCCTTCTCCTATGAAGGCGAGCCTCACATTGTGCTGGCACAGCCCTTCGCCGGCCGCTGCCTGATCCTCTCCTGGGACTACAGCCTGCAGCGCTTTCGGCCCGAGGAAGAGCTACCCG CGCCCTCCGTGGTGTCCTGCAAGCCACTGGTGCTGGGCCCGAGCCTCTTCGTGCTGGCCGCCCGCCTGTGGGGGGGCTCACAGCTGTGGGCCCGGCCCAGTCCCGGCCTGCGCCTGGCCCCAACGCAGACCCTGGCCCCGCGGCGGCTGCTGCGGCCCAATGACGCCGAGCTCCTGTGGCTGGAAGGGCAGCCCTGCTTCGTGGTGGCCGACGCCTCCAAGGCAGGCAGCACCACGCTGCTGTGCCGCGACGGGCCCGGCTTTTACCCGCACCAGAGTCTGCACGCCTGGCACAGGGACACGGACGCTGAGGCCCTGGAACTGGATGGCCGGCCCCATCTGCTGCTGGCCTCGGCTTCCCAGCGGCCCGTGCTCTTCCACTGGACCGGTGGCCGCTTCGAGAGACGCACAGACATCCCTGAGGCCGAGGATGTCTATGCCACACGCCACTTCCAGGCTGGTGGGGACGTGTTCCTGTGCCTCACACGCTACATTGGGGACTCCATG GTCATGCGCTGGGACGGCTCCATGTTTCGTCTGCTGCAGCAACTTCCCTCGCGCGGTGCCCACGTCTTCCAGCCACTGCTCATCGCCAGGGACCAGCTGGCCATCCTGGGCAGCGACTTTGCCTTCAGTCAGGTCCTCCGTCTTGAGCCTGACAAGGGGCTCCTGGAGCCGCTGCAGGAGCTGGGGCCCCCGGCCCTGGTGGCCCCCCGTGCCTTCGCCCACATCACTATGGCCGGCAGACGCTTCCTCTTTGCTGCTTGCTTTAAGGGGCCCACACAGATCTACCAGCATCACGAGATTGACCTCAGTGCCTGA
- the LOC105495540 gene encoding leucine-rich repeat LGI family member 4 isoform X7 codes for MHSAITGSFVRTGVTQLKAGSFLRIPSLHLLLFTSNSFSVIEDDAFAGLSHLQYLFIEDNEIGSISKNALRGLRSLTHLSLANNHLEALPRFLFRGLETLTHVPISGDTCLGSGRSTAPRVWKRGRSPSPASCPRDLRGNPFQCDCRVLWLLQWMPTVNASVGTGACAGPAALSHMQLRHLDPETFKCRAIELSWFQTVGESALSVEPFSYEGEPHIVLAQPFAGRCLILSWDYSLQRFRPEEELPAPSVVSCKPLVLGPSLFVLAARLWGGSQLWARPSPGLRLAPTQTLAPRRLLRPNDAELLWLEGQPCFVVADASKAGSTTLLCRDGPGFYPHQSLHAWHRDTDAEALELDGRPHLLLASASQRPVLFHWTGGRFERRTDIPEAEDVYATRHFQAGGDVFLCLTRYIGDSMVMRWDGSMFRLLQQLPSRGAHVFQPLLIARDQLAILGSDFAFSQVLRLEPDKGLLEPLQELGPPALVAPRAFAHITMAGRRFLFAACFKGPTQIYQHHEIDLSA; via the exons ATGCATTCCGCAATCACAGG CTCATTCGTCAGGACTGGAGTCACGCAGCTGAAAGCCGGCAGCTTCCTGAGAATTCCGTCTCTGCACCTGCT CCTCTTCACCTCCAACTCTTTCTCCGTGATTGAGGACGATGCGTTTGCGGGCCTGTCCCACCTGCAGTACCT CTTCATCGAGGACAATGAGATTGGCTCCATCTCTAAGAATGCCCTCAGAGGACTTCGCTCGCTTACACACCT AAGCCTGGCCAATAACCACCTGGAGGCCCTCCCCAGATTCCTGTTCCGAGGCCTGGAGACCCTTACTCACGT CCCCATCTCTGGGGACACTTGCCTGGGGTCGGGCAGGAGCACAGCCCCCAGGGTGTGGAAGCGGGGTCGCAGCCCCTCCCCGGCCTCTTGCCCCAGGGACCTCCGTGGGAACCCGTTCCAGTGTGACTGCCGCGTCCTCTGGCTCCTGCAGTGGATGCCCACCGTGAACGCCAGCGTGGGGACCGGCGCCTGTGCGGGCCCCGCCGCCCTGAGCCATATGCAGCTCCGCCACCTCGACCCCGAGACCTTCAAGTGCAGAGCCATAG AGCTGTCCTGGTTCCAGACGGTGGGGGAGTCGGCCCTGAGCGTAGAGCCCTTCTCCTATGAAGGCGAGCCTCACATTGTGCTGGCACAGCCCTTCGCCGGCCGCTGCCTGATCCTCTCCTGGGACTACAGCCTGCAGCGCTTTCGGCCCGAGGAAGAGCTACCCG CGCCCTCCGTGGTGTCCTGCAAGCCACTGGTGCTGGGCCCGAGCCTCTTCGTGCTGGCCGCCCGCCTGTGGGGGGGCTCACAGCTGTGGGCCCGGCCCAGTCCCGGCCTGCGCCTGGCCCCAACGCAGACCCTGGCCCCGCGGCGGCTGCTGCGGCCCAATGACGCCGAGCTCCTGTGGCTGGAAGGGCAGCCCTGCTTCGTGGTGGCCGACGCCTCCAAGGCAGGCAGCACCACGCTGCTGTGCCGCGACGGGCCCGGCTTTTACCCGCACCAGAGTCTGCACGCCTGGCACAGGGACACGGACGCTGAGGCCCTGGAACTGGATGGCCGGCCCCATCTGCTGCTGGCCTCGGCTTCCCAGCGGCCCGTGCTCTTCCACTGGACCGGTGGCCGCTTCGAGAGACGCACAGACATCCCTGAGGCCGAGGATGTCTATGCCACACGCCACTTCCAGGCTGGTGGGGACGTGTTCCTGTGCCTCACACGCTACATTGGGGACTCCATG GTCATGCGCTGGGACGGCTCCATGTTTCGTCTGCTGCAGCAACTTCCCTCGCGCGGTGCCCACGTCTTCCAGCCACTGCTCATCGCCAGGGACCAGCTGGCCATCCTGGGCAGCGACTTTGCCTTCAGTCAGGTCCTCCGTCTTGAGCCTGACAAGGGGCTCCTGGAGCCGCTGCAGGAGCTGGGGCCCCCGGCCCTGGTGGCCCCCCGTGCCTTCGCCCACATCACTATGGCCGGCAGACGCTTCCTCTTTGCTGCTTGCTTTAAGGGGCCCACACAGATCTACCAGCATCACGAGATTGACCTCAGTGCCTGA